A single Drechmeria coniospora strain ARSEF 6962 chromosome 03, whole genome shotgun sequence DNA region contains:
- a CDS encoding CBM6-containing protein, with protein MAPDTLDIVLRNDTGADQLYAHITGSDENGGVVIIRADGKSAYHPPSPADRLQPLGADCSIQVGASGSARTISIPRLSGARIWFSKHEPLAFFLNPGPALVEPSATNPADANYNLDWGFCEFTWNAHELYANISFVDFVGLPVSLQLTTRDGTVKTVPGMPQDSLDQVCSKLEAQASADGCGWDKLVIRGPDGAALRALSPNSGRVLVPGLLDDYFQPYVDAVWDKYAAEDLVVNTQFRWGDAKGRVKDGKLVFDGLGSFSKPSTADILTCSTGPFAPGESASDVMLNIGARIAAAFNRSTLLINTRQPEGERVDSYYKHPVTNHYSRICHEVSVGSRGYAFPYDDVGASTGIDQSGFVNDPNPRELIVAVGRPLSSGL; from the coding sequence ATGGCACCGGACACTCTCGATATCGTCCTCCGCAACGATACCGGCGCGGACCAGCTGTACGCTCACATCACGGGCTCTGACGAGAACGGTGGCGTTGTCATCATCCGTGCCGACGGCAAGTCCGCCTATCATCCCCCCTCGCCTGCCGACAGACTCCAACCCCTCGGTGCCGACTGCTCCATCCAGGTCGGTGCCAGTGGTAGTGCGCGCACCATCTCCATCCCCCGCCTGTCGGGCGCTCGCATCTGGTTCTCCAAGCACGAACCCCTGGCCTTCTTCCTCAACCCGGGTCCTGCTCTCGTGGAGCCCTCGGCGACCAACCCTGCCGACGCCAACTACAACCTCGACTGGGGCTTCTGCGAGTTCACCTGGAACGCTCACGAGCTCTACGCCAACATCTCCTTCGTCGACTTCGTCGGCCTGCCGGTCTCGCTGCAGCTCACGACGCGCGACGGGACGGTCAAGACGGTTCCGGGCATGCCCCAAGATTCCCTTGACCAGGTCTGCTCTAAGCTCGAGGCCCAGGCAagcgccgacggctgcggcTGGGACAAGCTCGTCATCCGtggccccgacggcgccgcgctGCGAGCCCTGAGTCCCAATTCAGGgcgcgtcctcgtcccagGCCTCTTGGATGACTACTTCCAGCCCtacgtcgatgccgtctgGGACAAGTACGCTGCCGAGGACCTCGTTGTCAATACCCAGTTCCGCTGGGGAGACGCAAAGGGTCGCGTCAAGGATGGCAAGCTGGTCTTTGACGGCCTCGGATCCTTTTCCAAACCGTCGACCGCCGACATTCTCACCTGCAGCACCGGACCCTTTGCCCCCGGCGAAAGTGCTTCTGATGTCATGCTCAATATTGGCgcccgcatcgccgccgccttcaacCGCTCAACTCTGCTCATCAACACGAGACAgcccgagggcgagcgagtGGATTCGTACTACAAGCACCCGGTGACAAACCATTACTCCCGCATCTGCCATGAAGTAAGCGTCGGGAGCCGAGGATACGCCTTTCCGTACGATGACGTCGGCGCCTCGACCGGCATCGATCAGTCAGGATTTGTCAACGATCCAAACCCCAGGGAGCTGATCGTTGCTGTTGGTCGGCCATTGTCGAGCGGTTTGTGA